DNA from Xiphias gladius isolate SHS-SW01 ecotype Sanya breed wild chromosome 9, ASM1685928v1, whole genome shotgun sequence:
gaccgagagagagaaacagggggggcagctgaaaaaaaactgtgagagCACTGTAGCATAAGAAAGTGAGAGGTAGTAACATACTGTCAAAGCAAATGCTCTCGCTGTTTCTCTCTTTAGGTTACATTTGCACCAAGCTGAGGTGGAAAACGCTGTTTACGTATGAAAACAATGTGTGTCAAAACTAGCGTTTTCAGCTAGTGGAGACTTCAATGAAATTTTAGGATCTTTATGAAGTCGTCTGACAAAGCcaacataaaaacagatttatgaGACCACCTGTATCGAGACTGTCCTCAGAAGTACAGCATTGACCGTTCCTTTAAACACCTAAAACTGCCAATTTATATGTCTACCTGACAAGGACCTATCGTGGCTAAGTTACGTCTcttgaaggacagacagaagtAGCTTGACATTATGGAGCCTTAAATCCTCTTAGGGTCAACAAAGTTTGTGACTTtggcaacatttgttttttgaacaACTAATCTGGCAGCTTTTCTGGTTACTGCTGTTCAATTCCCATTTCCTACCGACAGTCAGCAgtttcttttgaccatgaccacaatctttccaaaACTTAAAGaagatatttgaaaaaatattttggaaaaataaacttatttGCATCTGGCAGATAGTTGGATGAtaagattaataccactcatATAAGTCCACTAATATAAGGCTGTTGccagcagacagttagcttagctttaaTACATAAAGACTAGACCTCTAACCTGGCTCCATCCAAAGGTAACACAATCTGTCCGGCTGCTGCACCGATTTTACTCACCACTTTGCTCGTCATAGGTAGTACTACCCAGCCTGTAGGAGCTTACTAAAGTCTGATAAAAATAACCCAAGCGATGTCATCAGGATTATCTCGGCTTGGGTCTGGACtacaaatatttaaaggaaagcctgtgttacaaactgggaGCGttgagtttgaaagatgtgggcatttacCAAACAGGTAAGGTCTAATAGAAAACACTATGAAGTTGCATTGTGATCCCCAGGTGTCAATAACCTGTCCCCCAGTCACTACTCCTCTTGCCCGGTTTTGCGTTTTTGGccttctacttcttcttccaCTCTTACTTTTCTCATCTCTATCACTTTCTAAACTGtatacattttctctctctctttgtctctaaactgtgtatttttagtCACCATTTGGCCTCACCTTGGTCTTCCTTCATTCCCTTTACcttcgctctttctctctctctccaaactGTGTATATTTGGGTCTGTCTGTGGGGAGTCAGGGGTCATTATTAATCTTGCTGGCTCTCCTAGCTGCAGGCATAACAGCAggccagcatgtgtgtgtgtgtgtgtctgtgtgtgtgtgtgtgtgtgtgtgtgggggtctGTATAAGTGAGAGGGAAAGGAGTGGTTGCGAATGAGTCAGTTACGCTGTTCGAGTAAAGGTGCGGGAGAACATGTTTTTGTGAGTGCACCGTCTGTATGCCATTtaggtgtgtgagtgtttgtgtgtgtgtttctgtgtttctgtgtgtgtgtgtgtgtgtgtgtgtgtgtgtgtgtgtgtgtgtgtgtgtgtgtgtgtgtgtgtgtgtgtgtgtgtgtgcaagaaggagagggaaagtgCATTTTGCCATGATGGATCATGAGAGACCCACATTCTTAATGCACACTCGCACAAGACAGACACCCATGAGaaatgaaggggggggggggggttgagtgagcagggagagggagggagggagtgagagtgagagagagaggtgatgaagaaacagagtgagagagagtaacagagaaaggagagggagagagcagggaGAGTCCCTGTTCCTCCTGAACTCATTAACCGTTGTCCTCTTCGCCCTCCCTCCTGCACTCCCACAATGCCAAGCAGCGGCGTGCATCAATAACGCTGGTGACAGCACGAGGGGGACGGGTCAGACAAGCAACCGCCATCTCCCCGGCAACCACCACTATGGCCACCATCGCCACGACAACAATTGCCGAGTGCACACGGGGGGTATCCCCCCTTCCCCGCTGGCCCAGCCTTCCCTCCTGCAGCCATCACAGCGAGGGCCGCcgtgcctgctgctgctggatcaGAAGCAAACTAAATCCACAGCATGGCTCCGGCAAAGGATGAGGCGAGAAAAAGCTGAGTGATCTTGATTCTGAGGTGAACTGAATGGACGGGAGATTCAATCTGGGCTGAGTTTAGCAGCATTATTCAACAAATcaagaggaaaaggaagggTAAGGGATGTTCTGGAGTCAGTGTAGCAGGTCTACGAGGCCCACAGAGCATCACTAGCTGCAGGGAAGACACAATTTTGAGAGAACAGTTGCCTTTCATTGttgaacacacactgtaactcAGGCTCAGGATGCAGTAAGAAAAAATTAACATGATTTAAATAAGCTGGATGGTTGAATGgttgaaaaaccaaaactatttgGTGTTTTGTCAGCCTCTCAAGTTTTTGTTGATTGTTAAACCAGCATTAGTgcatattttttacattaaaattgtGTGATATTACTGTGTAATGTGGAAGAGGTCACAGTGCTAAAATCATGGAAAAGTAAttcccaactctgcagttcttacagggctttttttttttttcttttttttttttatggatttgCTGACCACATCCACACTGTTTGGGCTgcactaaataaaataaaataaaataaaataaaataaaataaaataaaacagtagacAAAGTTCGCGACTAcctgtttaaaagaaaatcatttggCAAGCCAAAGAGCCGGGTATTTGTCTAAAGAGTCAGTGGAGACCATGGCATAGACCAACAGAGAGTTGAAAgcacattcatcaggtggccagaaacgtGACTCAAAATGCTTTCTGCTAGATGTCTTAAGTACACTAACACATATGGTTGTAGCAACATATCTGTAgcttattttgttatttctgccCCCTGGTGGCAAATGAACCGACGcagctttgacattttatcactGGATGGAGGTCAAAGCAGCCTCAAATAGGGAATGTCCTGCCCCACTGCTGGTGGACTCAATTTTCACCAGCCTCCGGTCTATTTTACCATGACGGCtcttttgctgcattttctgaaacataaaatatttcagagtATCCTTCCATTTTCAAAGATGAATTACTGTACTTTCTAATACAATCCGAACACCTCATCGCTTGAACCATGCTATATGAACAATTATTTTGTTAGCATTCAACGACTCCCAGCACAGCACCCACGTGGTGCTGACAGAGCGCCACTGTCAAAGCTTTTAAACTCTTCAGCGTGAACACACTACACATGTTTGGCACGGTGTGTTTTGCGAGCTTGATATGTGGCATGGGTGCTTATTTTTGCTTTTCGTAAATGtactgattggacatgattgAACATGTTCAACTCCAAAACAGATTCACGAATTGAGCTTGGTGAGGGGGACAAGTAAATAATGTACTATAAAAAGGAAGGAAGTTTGTCCTGCAACATCTATAAAATTGTACCAGTGGATAAATCatcataaaaaatgaacagaacCAGGTTGGGATTGCTGCAGATGGGAATGgatgttaaattattttcatcctagcaaaaaaaatgttttaaataaaataaaatttgtggCCCACaccaaaaaatctgaaacagtGTTAAAATCCTGCTTAGTCATTTTTGTCCTTCACTAAACCACAGTTTCTTCATGAGAGGACGGAATAATCATTAACCTATTGACTAGGCAGgaataaacacaaatgaagCCTCATGCTCACACCTACCGACAGGATTTGAAAGGTGATGCGTGTATGAGTGCTAATAACAATGTGTCGCATAAAGCACCACTAGACTAACTATCGGTATCACGTACAGTTCACGCAGCTAGTTCTCACAGTCCGTGCTGTTACATCCATTTTCTCGTTCAAAGACTGAGATTAACCAAGATTAGCCTTTACCACTACGGCAGCGCTTGTGACTTTGGTTCATCCCAGCCATGTGGAATACTGCATAACTAAAACCACCGGCTCCGTGTAGGAAAGGCTCAGATTTTGCACTTTGTTATACTGTTTTCCTTCTAATGGGCAACAGCCTATTTAATCTTtcttagttatttatttaaaaaaaaaaaaaaaaaactttacctACAACGAACGGATTTGCTTCAACccatagatagacagatagatagatagacacaAACGGGCCAGAGGCTATACTCTCACACACCAAATTTGATTAAGCTCCTTTGCCTGTTAATCTTTAGTaatataattaattcattaaaggTTAACGGTCCTGTCACTGCAAAACTGCACATATGAACAtggacaacccccccccccccccccgtgtgtgtgtgtgtgtgtgtgtgtgtgtgtgtgtgtgtgtgtgtgtgtgtgcgcgcgtttgtCTGTGCTGTCCATGGCCAGTACAGGGGGAGAGCGAAGCGGCTGGGCTGCTTTATGAagagaaaatgtagaaacagAGACACGGACAGAGCAAACGTCTCGGGGAAGTTGGCGATAAAACCAGCTGGGAAACTCCTCGACCGGAGATGTCGACGCTGAGTTAAATATCACATTTAGCAAtcgctttttttatttttgtttcatcgtGTTTTGGGGCCATTAAGAGAATCGGTGCGAAATTCGCGCGCCTCCTGAGATAGACTTgaagcggcggcggcggcggcgcggCTGCCTGCGCGAGCCCACGGAGCTCGCGAGAGGGATATTTCCTTTCCTCTCGGACGGAAAAACAAGGCGggcagggagggggaggagctGGTAGAGGCAGCCTGACCAATAACGAAGCGAGACCCTCCGCGGGCGGGTCTCGAGTGTTCGGTCTAAACCACTGAGAGCTCGAATGGCGGCCCGTGTGCCCACGTGGGTGTTGAGCTCCGAGAGACAACGACCAGGCTTTAGGCCAATCACGGCCGCGCGAGGTGTAAATCTTGACGCCGATTGGCTCGCTGTTTTTCACAGAGTCCCCTCACTCATCACGTTTAGCCAGTTGTTATTAACTCTTTCCTACCACACAGGAAGGAGCTGCTCTGCGCATAAAACATAAACCCGCACTGTAACAgcaaaatgtgaattaatgaaTGATTCAGAGGCGATTTGTTTTTAGAAACGCGATACATCAGTTAATCCGGACTGTTTCAAAGCCTCGTTTcagacaaagttaaaaaaaaaaaaaaaaaaaagcaaggggtaatatactgtagctgctATACTGGAGCACATGGGGCGGCCAGAGCAGCGCTGCAGCCTTTTAAGCGTGTGCTTCCCTGATCATAATCAAATCAGCATGCAAGAAAACCAATGAGATTAAAAGCACATGATAAATGCACACTTAACAGTGAGGTATAacccacattcacacattcaggCTCTAAAATAGTCAGACCTGCTCCTGTTGTGCCTGCATTACATGGCAGGGAGAGAGACTCGGGTACGGCGGCTGTAAATGATTGAAACAGGGTAAAtcgtccccccccccacccccacgcCACACCTCCCTCACCGCTCCTCGTTTTAATTGCACTGATGTTTTATATTGCACTGATGTTGTTGACGCCTTTCAGGTTCTACAAAGTCCCCCCAAAAGCAAGAGACATTAAAAGCAGCCATTTTAAATAGCACCAAAGTCCTTCCCTCCTACGCTATGCAGTCACACAGGCACCAACAGTGACACACCAAGCATCaatcttctctgtctcttttttttttttttaacctccaaAAAATATATAGGCAAGGTTCCCATAAAAGAGCCAAAGTAGAAGGCTGACACCGCCTCTCAGTGTTGGCTTTGGGAATTACAACTGCCAGTGCTCCAggtcaacgtgtgtgtgtgaggatgcaTTTGTCTCAAAATGCAGAAGACGTAGAAAACAGCAACTAAATCGTTGTGTTTGGGGTGAAGTTTCACCTTCAAAAAGTTTGCGATGTCTTCTAATGTGTCATAGTTGCcatagatttatttttacaagtgTTACATTCAAAAGTAAGAGCAGTGCATGGCTGATGGGTTACTACTGACACCAGAAACCTGATAAACTTTCTTTTATCCAGTCCCATCCATGAGTGTGTGAGGAAAGAAGCTAGGCTTTCTTACAAAAGTTGCAAAAGTTGTGTATTCTTGTTATAGAAATCTATGGATGAAGAAGAcagtgaattcatttttttttctccctaaaACAGGTACGTTTACACCTCATGTAGGACAAAGCAGTCTCAAAGTACTCAACGTTTGTGTTTCCCTTGGTTAGTTATGTGTAATTGGATAACAGGTTACTATACAATGCATATTCCCAGTGTTAAGGACAAATTTGGCTCCTGATGTAAATTGATTTTCACTGAAACAGATTAATAATGTGTcagggaaaagaggaaggagacagacaaagaagtGAATGAAGCAAGTTGCAGCAAAACCCCTTACAGCTTGTTTTGGCATGATTTTGCAACAGCCACAACAGGGACAATCAGTGGACTCAAAGCTGATCTCTCTTTCATTTAGTTCACAACCTCTGGAATTGAACCACAGatttgggggagggggggggtgctgGAGGAAGAAACTGAAGAAGAATGAGACGACGTGtatttgtggatgtgtgtgtgtgtgtgtgtgtgtgtgtgtgtgtgtgtgtgtgtgtgtgtgtgtgtgtgtgtgtgtgtgtgtgtgtaggaggggAGTGGGGAGGGGCACTGTGGGGTATGAGGCAGCACCCCGCAGTCCCAAGTAATGGCAGAATAGAACTTAATAGGGTAGAAAAAGGCTTGAGGCTGTTAACTCAGAAACGGTCATTTTGAATtccccattttctctctcagtcactcccttctccttcatcccttcTTCCATGCACGTTTCATATCTTTAACTTGGTTTCCCATTCCTGTCTGGCTGAGTAATTTGCAGATTCCCCCCCCATCTCCCAGTGCCCTTAACCTGTCTCCCACCATTCACCTTTCAGCTGTCTCCCCTTCCTTTCCTATCTCTTTCACCTCCATCCTCATCTGCTCCGCCACTAcctcttttcctccccttcTATCTTGCACCCTTGCCCCCTTCCTTCCCTGCCTCAtctctcccttcccttctcacccccccctcctcctcctccgccttcctctgtgtctccttGGAGGAGGTGTAATGATAGCTATTTGAGTGTCATCAGAGGACTGCTGTAATGGCTTCTAAAGCACCATCCCATGGTTGCCACGGTGAACCTGGCACAGCTACCGTCCCAGAAtaaggggtgaaaaaaaaaagagaggaaaaaaaacatctggttcGCTATTGACAGGCGTCACCGTGCCGACGGCAGCAGGAGTGCTGGCACATCAGGAGACAATGACGCAGCCCCCGGGGGCCACACAGAGCGAGCTAATGATGCGTGGGATAGGGTACATATGAGGAGGAACTACAGTAACAGTGATAATAGTGatactaatgaaaataatagcaCTGATAACAATAACAGTATATGACTTTTTTGATTTGTGAGCAGTGTGTCTTTCTCCGCCTCCTACCACCTCTTTTCTcccactctcactctctctctctctctctgaattcCAATTCTTTCTGTTGAGTACTCAGAATGATttacacacgcatacatacacagatatacacacatgcatggttCAGCTCCTCTTACCAACAGGAAATCAGATGGCTTGTCCAAGTAAAGGAGCAGAGTGAACGTTTATAGTGAAGTGATTTCATCCACATCATTAAGCGTGTATAAAAAGACACCAGAGGggtttttaaattgcttttgtcCAGATAGATTTGATAAAGTATGTGTGAAACTGCAAAATTATTGTACTTTGCTATTGCCCTTCACTTATCCTTTAACGTCTTAGTTTGAATGGCAGGTGTCAAGTCAATTGACTAGAACATGCTGACAGAAAACTCTCAAATCTTGAAGATGAGTTTGCAGGGTTCACACCAGACTGCAATGACCTGTGCTGGACCTTCTGTCTGCAGAACAGGGACGCCCTCTGTAGGTTGAGCAGCAGAGCCCTGTTAGTACTTGAGGATAAGTAAGCCAAATTTAGGTAGTTACTTTCTGTACCCATCAGTTTTAAAGACAggttctttttgtcttttatttatctCCCCGCAATAGtcagtaaaaataatatatttttcctcATCTTATTGTGACTAATCAGTACTCTGGCAATTACTTGTCAATATTGTTACTGTACTAATTGCTGTGTAATAGAATATAATGGTAATAGTGAAGTTATTGGTACACAAAAGTATCTGAGTAACATTTAATTAGATTAAAGtgcaattaaacattttcattaagATTCATCTAAATTTTTACAACACTGATGTAAAGGCAGTTGTTTATTACTGGTGAGCATTTTAATTAAGATTTTCATTTGGcctttactaaaaaaaaaaaacatgacatccATACATTATGACAGCAAATACTTAAAGTTATCATCTTTAAGACTGTCATAATATCAGACTCAATTTTTGATACTGTTTATGTCTAGCATTTATTCTGCTATAgcaattaaatgtatttatgctCATTAGTTCCCTCTCTATATAGTAATTTTAATTGTCAGTGGCGGAGTCCGGCATTCATGAATCACCTTTAGATTAcgcattttggaatgaaaaccGTTATTCATGAattgtttaataaaaagaaacaagtgaCACCAAATACTTATTGCATTTATTAGGcaactaataaaataaaaataattacttgtataatttaaaaataagagtgacaaaaataacagcaaatttgttttaaaagaaggTTTTAAAAGAACAAGTCATATGACACCCTGCCATAGGTTTGTTCTCATGTCTAATCTCTGTGTTGTTTCACTAGGAGAAAATCTTCGACCCCAATATTTCGATTTAAATACTGTGaagataaaaaatgataattttagACACTtgaatgtattatttcatttttggaacCTGTTTTCTTTAGCTAAGGCAGCGGTCTATTTATGTCATTTTgttgactgcaaaaaaaacaaagttttaatgATAGATTCTGTCGCAATAGAACTACCCATAAAAATGCTGACTACAGACCCTTCTAGTAAGCCTTATTACAGAAGCGTTTCAGACTAGAAACAGAGAAGCTGATCTCAAGTCGGCATCTCAGAAATGTGGGATGCCTGTCTGCTCAGTGTTAACATTACTGTTGGAAGGGGCTCAGGGAACAATTACACCACTCATGTCCTTcaatatctgtgtttgtgtgcgtgtgtgtgtgtgtgtgtgtgtgtgtgtgtgtgtgtgtgtgtgtgtgtgtgtgtgtgtgtgtgtgtgtgaatttgtgcgTGACACACATTGTTTATCACATTTTGTGTAAAGCGGAGCAGTTCAAGTCTGGGTCAGGAGGAGTAAATCTTTGGGTGGGTGGTGTTTACTACGAACCCTGAGACCTTCTACTGAcctttgtgtgtgggtgtttgtgtgtgtgtgatgacatgTATGTTGCTGTGGGTCAGTGAGTCTTTGTCTATGTTTATGGCCATTGACAAGCAGAAGGAGgatcacgtgtgtgtgtgtgtgtgtgtgtgtgtgtgtgtgtgtgtgtgtgtgtgtgtgtgtgtgtgtgtgtgtgtgtgtgtgtgtgtgtgtgtgtgtgtgtgtgtgtgtgtgtgtgtgtgtgtgtgtgtgtgtgtgtgtgtgtgtgtgtgtgtgtgtgtgtgtgtgcgtgtgtgtgtgtgtgtgggtgtgtgtgtttggggggggggggtagtgtTGGTAGATTAGCCAGGTTGGGATGATTGGGTTGAGGATTAGATGGATTGGGGAACAGACACGTCTGTTTACTCTACAAAGAAGACTTATAATAGGCTGATTGGCAAGGTTgattactcacacacacacgcacaaatatGCGGGCCCACTAACggcaaacacacattcattcaaaaTCACCATATGCTGATTAGCTTGTTATTTTTGCATTGACAACACCTGCCATCTCTTGTCCCTTTTGCTTGTCTCCCAAATTCAGATGTGAAGTCCGAGTCCCTCAGCCTATCAGACACATTTCCCATTAGGACTGACCAAGAGAGCTTGCAATCAGAGAAGGTGTGTAACTAAATCCCAGCATAGGCAGGTAAGGGGAGCTGCACTCCGGCAACTACCCCAAAGGCATGGGGAGTGCTCTGGTTACCCgccactgtgtgtatgtgtctctaCCTACCTGTCTTTATGTGTCACAGAAAGAGGCGAAGTGCAGTGCTCAGAGTAAAGcgcagaggcagagaaaggcaGGATTATACACATGGCAGGTTAGAGAATggcagtgagagagaaggagaggatggGGAGGAAAAAGCGACAGGGAGAGGCTTAAGATTACAGAGGCGAGCACCCTTTGTTGTTGAGTTCAGTTGTGAAGGACGGCTTATGTTTAGGGAAAGAGTGAAGGAGTCCTTCAATGCACTACCATAAAATTTGTGGACCACTGAGGATGTTCTTCTTCACTGATCAAACTTTTGTCTGACAAACGAGGAACCTAGACTTCAAGGAAGGTGAGGCAGAAGGTCAGAGTATTCAATGTGATCCAAAGACAGCAGGCAAAGGAGGGGCAAAAACATAACCCAAGAGAAGTTTAGTCTGGGGAGACCAAGTGATTGAGCCTTCAGGGTGAATAACAAGTCAAGCAATAGCAGAAGTGAGGCTGGACAAGAGAGCCCTGTtcaacaggagagagagagaaagagggagagcgtCGGCTGCAGAAGTGGAGATAAGCAGTTGAGAACAAAATTAGTCTACAGTGGAAGAGAGCTTGATGCTGGACTGAAGAGAGATCAAGGTTGACTCAAGTCTTTGCTGCTTCAAACCTGATTAAGGAGAAGAGAGGTAGTGGTGGAGGCGAGCTGGGAGACCAGATCAACAGAACGTGAGAGCTGgcaagagaaggagaggagagagaaagaattaCAAGAGGACGCTTGTTGAAAGAAGCCTCTTAAGTCTGGGAGCTGGAATTAGAGCCACAGACACTGCAGAGGGGAAGCCACAAAACCATAGTAAGTAAATTAGGAGGCTGTGGCtggaaaaatgtataataaagcCTTGGGCAGGGGAAGGAATTTGTGGTCATGGGAGTGCTTTACATAATGTACCTTAATGAATTGATTTCCTGTCTTTAAAACTTTAGCATTTCATCATTCTTCATGACATCACCTCCTTCCTTATTcctcacctttttaaaaacccttATTCCAACTTCAcctctatttctttttctccccattCCTAACTTGTCTCACCCCTTGTTATACTTCTGTCTCTCAACCTCCTGAATCCACAGGTGAAGATGCCTGCTAATGGGAACCACCCCTTGAAGTTGCAGTTTGGTCTAATCAACCATGAGGGTCGCTACCTCACTGCTGAGACCTTTGGCTTCAAGGTACAAACATAACATCCAATATGAAAGAAGAAGTATCACATACTATTCGCATGATTGTTGGTGTAGTGGTGGTGCTCTGCTTATGGAGCTGTACAGGGCCACACCAATTCATGCAGAGGCTGCAGGCATGAAAACTGCCAGGCTTGTtgtaaatagattttaaaacgatacctttcttgtttttctcaggtGAATGCATCAGCTCCAAGCCTAAAGAAGAAGCAGATATGGATTCTAGAGCAGGACTCCCAGGACACCCAGGTAGTCTACTTGCGTAGCCACCTGGGGCGCTACCTGGCCTCCGACAAGGACGGCAAGGTCACCTGTGAGGCTGATGGGCACAATTCAGATTGCCGTTTCCTCATCGTGGCTCAGTCCGATGGTCGCTGGGCCCTGCAGTCTGAGCAGCACCTCCGCTTCTTCGGCGGCTCTCGAGACTACCTCTCCTGCTTTGCCCAGATAATCACAGATGCTGAGCTTTGGGCAGTGCACCTGGCTCTACATCCGCAGGCCAACCTGCTGTCTGTTGCCCGCAAGCGTTACGCCCACCTCTCCATGGAGGATGGGGAGATCGCTGTGGATTTGAACATTCCCTGGGGTGTTGCGGCACTCCTCACCCTTGTCTACCTGGAAGGGAAGTACTGCCTAAAGACCTGCGACAGCCGCTTCCTCAGCAATGATGGGAAGCTCTTGACACAGAGTGGGAGGGCCACGGCGTACACATTAGAGCTAAAGTGCGGGAAGCTGGCCTTTAAAGACTGTGAAGGGAAGTATTTGTCTCCTATGGGGCCTACAGGCACCCTGAGATCTGGACGCTGCTCCAAGCCGGGTAAAGATGAACTGTTTGACCTGGAGGAGAGTCATCCACAGGTTGTTCTGATGGCAGCCAATGGGCGATATGTCTCCATAAGACAAGGTAGGgtaacacagacacatcaaGAGGAGATGATATTGTcacaaatctga
Protein-coding regions in this window:
- the fscn2b gene encoding fascin-2b, which gives rise to MPANGNHPLKLQFGLINHEGRYLTAETFGFKVNASAPSLKKKQIWILEQDSQDTQVVYLRSHLGRYLASDKDGKVTCEADGHNSDCRFLIVAQSDGRWALQSEQHLRFFGGSRDYLSCFAQIITDAELWAVHLALHPQANLLSVARKRYAHLSMEDGEIAVDLNIPWGVAALLTLVYLEGKYCLKTCDSRFLSNDGKLLTQSGRATAYTLELKCGKLAFKDCEGKYLSPMGPTGTLRSGRCSKPGKDELFDLEESHPQVVLMAANGRYVSIRQGVSLAANQEDETDMETFQMEIDKETRKCTFRTSQGNYWALVAHGGIQSTATEVSANTMFAVEWLGHRVALKANNGKYICTKKNGQLLAVSDSIGEDEQLSLKLINRPMLILRGENGFICHHRNSNTLDASRSVYDIFTLQFSNGAYHIKGVDGQFWYVNSAGLVCSDGEAPEDFTLELLEHGRLAIRGKNGKYLRGDQGGTLKGDGLSLSSSALWEY